The Couchioplanes caeruleus nucleotide sequence CCCACGGCGCCTCTCTGCACTTCCCGACCGCGAGCTGAGGAGCACGCATGACCACCCCCGTCCGCCACCTGCAGCTGGGCAGCTGTCCCGACTCGTGGGGCGTCTGGTTCGCCGACGACCCGAAACAGACGCCGTGGGACCGGTTCCTCGACGAGCTGGCCGGGGCCGGGTACCGGTGGCTCGAGCTGGGCCCGTACGGATATCTGCCGACCGACCCCGCGCAGCTGCGTGACGAGCTCGCCAAGCGCGGCCTGACGTGTGCCGGCGGCACCGTCGCCGGCGTCGGCGGCCCGCACCGCGACTTCGACACCGTGGTCGCCGAGACCCGCAAGGTCGCCGAGCTCACCCAGGCGCTGGGCGCGGAGAACCTCATCTTCGTGCCGGTGCCCGGATACCGCGACGACGAGACCGGCGCCTACCGCGAGCCGGCCCAGCTCGACGCCGACGGCTGGCGGGCGCTGGTGGACAACAGCAACACGCTCGGCCGCATCCTCGCCGAGGAGTACGGCCTCAGGATGCGCTTCCACCCGCACGCCGACTACCAGGTGGAGACGCAGGAGCAGACCGAGCGCTTCCTGACCGACACCGACCCGCGCTATGTCTCGCTGTGCCTCGACACCGGGCACCTCGCGTACCGCGGCGCGGACGTCCCGGCGATCATCCGCACCTTCCCCGACCGCATCGGGTACGTCCACATCAAGCAGATGGACCCGGTCATCGCGGCGAAGGCGGTGGCCGAGGACCTGCCGTTCGGGCGGGCCGTGGCCCAGGGCGCCAGCGTGGAGCCGCCCGCCGGCCTGCCGGACGTCCCCTCGGTCATCGACGCGCTGAGCGAGCTCGACGCCGAGCTGTTCGTGGTGGTCGAGCAGGACATGTACCCGGTCGGCTTCGACGAGCCGCTGCCCATCGCGACGCGTACCCGGGCCTATCTGGATTCCGTTCTCAGCAACCCTGGAGGAGAAACCTCATGACGACGAGTCGATCGCGGGGCGCACGTCTGGTCGCGCTGGCGGCGGTGGTGGCCCTGGGGGTCACCGCCTGCAGCGGTGGCGGCAAGGAGAAGACCGACGACACGAGCAGCGGCGGCGGCAACGCGGCCGGCAGCTCCGGGTACACGATCGCCTTCATCACCCACGAGACCCCCGGCGACACGTTCTGGGACAAGATCAAGGCCGGTGCCCAGCAGGCGGCCAGGGACGAGGGCGTCACGCTGAAGTACTCGAACGACCCCGACGCCTCGAAGCAAGCCGTGCTGATCCAGAACGCGGTCGACTCGAAGGTCAGCGGCATCGCCACCACCCTGGTCACCCCGAAGGCGCTCGCCGGCGCGGTCAAGTCCGCGACCGACGCGAAGATCCCGGTGGTGGGCCTCAACTCCGGCATCGACCAGTACAAGCAGCTCGGCGCGCTGATGTACTTCGGCTCCGACGAGAACCTCGCCGGGCAGACCGCCGGTCAGCGCATCGGCCAGGCCGGCGGCAAGCACCCGCTCTGCGTGATCCAGGCGGCCGGCTCGGTGGCCCTCGAGGCCCGCTGCGCCGGCGTCAAGAGCGCCGTGCCCGGCACGGAGAACCTCCAGGTGAACGGCGCCGACGACGCCTCCGTGGTGTCCACGCTGCAGGCGAAGCTGTCGCAGGACAAGTCCATCGACTACGTCGTGACGCTCGGCGCCCCGATCGCCGTCGACGCGCTCAAGGCGATGGACGCGGCCGCCAGCAAGGCGAAGCTGATCACCTTCGACCTCAACGCCGAGGCGGCCCAGGACATCCAGGACGGCAAGATCGAGTTCTCCATCGACCAGCAGCCGTACGTCCAGGGCTACATGGCCGTGACCTCGCTCTACCTGTACCTGAAGAACGGCAACGACATCGGCGGCGGCAAGGCCGTGCTCACCGGCCCGTCGTTCGTGGACAAGAGCAACATCGACAAGATCCTGCCCTTCACCAAGAACAACACCCGCTGACCGCGCCCGGGAGGCCGGCGACACATCCGGCGGCCTCCCGATCCTCTCCTGATCGGAGTCCAGTCATGAGCCACAGTGTGCAGGCGGCGCCGCCGAGACCGGCGCCGTCGGATTCGTCCAACCGGGTCACCCTCGGGCTGTCCAACCGGCTGCTGGCGCGCCCCGAGGTGGGCGCGCTGGTCGCGGCGATCCTCATCTTCATCTTCTTCATGGCGGCGGCGCCGGCGTTCCGCTCCGCCGAGTCGTTCTTCACCGTGCTCTACCAGTCGTCCACCATCGGCATCGTCGCCGTCGGCGTCGGCATGCTCATGATCGGCGGCGAGTTCGACCTGTCCGCGGGCGTCATCACCACCACCGCCGGACTGGTCAACTCGATGTTCTGCTGGTACTTCGGGGTCAACCTCTGGGTGGGGGCGCTGCTGTCGCTGGTGTTCTGCCTGTTCGTCGGCTTCGTCAACGGCTACCTCGTGATGAAGACCGGGATCCCGAGCTTCCTGATCACCCTCGGGACGTTCTTCGTGCTGCAGGGCGCGAACCTCGGCGTCACCAAGCTGGTCACCGGCTCGGTGTCCAGCACCGACATCAGCCGGATCGACGGATTCGGGTCGCTGAACAAGATCTTCGCGTCCAGCTTCAAGATCGGCTCCGTCACCGTGTGGATCACGGTGCTCTGGTGGGTCCTCTTCGTCGCGCTGGCCGCCTGGATCCTGCAGCGGACCCGCATCGGCAACTGGTTCTTCGCCGTCGGCGGGGCCCCGGACAGCGCCCGCGCGGTCGGCGTACCGGTGGTCCGCACGAAGATCGGCCTGTTCATGACCGTCTCGTTCCTCGGCTGGTTCATCGGCATGCACACCCTGTACCGCTTCAACACGCTGCAGGCCGGCAACGGCGTCGGCAACGAGTTCCTCTACATCATCGCCGCGGTCGTCGGCGGCACGCTGCTCACCGGCGGCTTCGGCAACGCGATCGGCGTCGCGATCGGCGCGTTCATCTTCGGCATGACCAGCCTGGGCATCGTGTACGCCGGCTGGGACCCCAACTGGTTCAAGGCGTTCCTCGGCGTCATGCTGCTGCTCGCCGTCCTGGTGAACCTCTACATCAAGCGGATGTCGACCGCCCGGAAGGTGGGCTGAGCCATGACCGACACCCTCGCGGACCACGCCGACAGCCGTCTGCACAAGGGCGAGCCGCTCATCGAGATGGCCGGGGTGGGCAAGTCGTACGGCGCCATCCGCGCGCTGCGCGACGTCAACCTGCGCGTCAATGCCGGCGAGGTCACCTGCGTGCTGGGTGACAACGGCGCCGGCAAGTCCACCCTCATCAAGATCATGAGTGGCCTGCACCCGCACAACGAGGGCACCCTGACCGTCGACGGCCGGACGGTGACGTTCTCCTCGCCGCGGGAGGCGCTGGACCACGGCATCGCGACCGTCTACCAGGACCTCGCCGTCGTCCCGCTGATGGAGGTGTGGCGCAACTTCTTCCTCGGCTCCGAGCTGAGCGGCGGCCGCTTCCCGCTCGCCCCGCTCAAGGTCAAGGACATGAAGCGCATCGCCGACGAGGAACTGCGCAAGATGGGCATCGTCGTCAAGGACATCAACCAGCCCATCGGCACCCTCTCCGGCGGTCAGCGGCAGTGCGTCGCGATCGCCCGCGCGGTCTACTTCGGTGCCCGGGTGCTCATCCTCGACGAGCCGACCGCCGCGCTGGGCGTCAAGCAGTCCGGGGTCGTGCTCAAGTACGTCGCCGCGGCCCGCGACGCCGGGCTGGGCGTCGTCTTCATCACCCACAATCCGCACCACGCGTACCTGGTCGGCGACCACTTCGTCATCCTCAAGCTCGGCGGAACCGTGCTCGACAAGAACCGCAAGGACGTCACGCTCGACGAGCTGACCGGACAGATGGCCGGCGGCGACGAGCTGGCCGAGCTCTCCCACGAGCTGGGCCGCTGACGTGCCCGGCCGGACGGAAGGACCGCAGGCATGCTGAAGGTCGGAGTGATCGGCACCGGGATGATCGGCCGGGACCACATCCGGCGGATGACCACGGTGCTGGCCGGTGTCGAGGTCACCGCGGTCACCGACGTGGACGCCGAGGCCGCCAAGCGGGTCGCCGAGGGCCTGCCCGGCGCGGTCGTGCACGGCACCGGCGAGGAGCTCATCGCCGACCCGGGCGTCGACGCGGTCGTGGTCTGCTCCTGGGGACCCACCCACGAGCAGTACGTGCTCGCCTCAATCGCCGCGGGCAAGCCGGTCTTCTGCGAGAAGCCCCTGGCCACCACGGAAGAGGCCTGCCGGCGCATCGTCGAGGCCGAGGTCACGCACGGCAGCCGGCTGGTCCAGGTCGGCTACATGCGACGGTACGACGAGGCGTACCGCGCGCTGAAGGCCGTGGTGGACAGCGGCACGATCGGCACCCCGCTGATGATGCACTGCGCCCACCGCAACGCCTCGGTGCCCTCGCACTACGAGAAGGAGATGGCGATCACCGACACCGCGGTGCACGAGATCGACATGGTGCGCTGGATGTTCGGCGAGGAGATCGCGGCGACCCGGGTGCTCGTACCGCGGCGCAGCCGTAACGGGGGAGAGCTGCAGGACCCGCTCATCCTCGTCCTGGAGATGGCGAGCGGCGCGATCGTCGACGTGGAGATCTCGGTCAACATCCGCTACGGGTACGACATCCGCGGCGAGGTCGTCGGCGAGGACGGCACGGCGGCGCTGGGCGAGCTGAGCCCGGTCACCTTGCGCGCCGCCCAGCAGCTCGTCAGCCCGGTCCCGGCGGACTGGCGCGAGCGGTTCCTCCGCGCGTACGACGTGGAGCTGCAGGAATGGGTCGACTCGATCGCCGGCGGCGGCCACCCGGTCGGGCCCAGCGCCTGGGACGGGTACGCGGCCGCGGTGGTCTCCGACGCGGGCGTGGTGGCGCTGCGCGGCGGCGAGCGCGTCGACGTCGTCCTCATGCCGCGCCCCGAGCTGTACGCGGGGGTGGCGGCGTGAAGATCGCGCTCGATCCGTACATGCTGCGCAAGGTCCCGCTGCTCGAGCTGCCCGGCCTGGTCGCCGACCTCGGCTACCGGTACATCGAGCTCTCGCCGCGCGACGACTTCCTGCCGTTCTTCCTGCACCCGCGCGTGGACGACGGCACCGTCGCCGCGTTCAAGCGCGAGCTGGCCGCGGCCGGCGTCGAGGTGGCGTCGGTGCTGCCGCTCTACAAGTGGTCCGGCCCGGACGAGGAAGAACGGCAGGCCGCGGTCCGCTACTGGAAACGGGCCATCCAGATCACCGTGGACCTCGGCGTCGACGTCATGAACTCCGAGTTCAACGGCCGGCCCGAGGCGGCGGCCGCCAGCGAGGCCCAGTTCTGGCGCTCGATGGAGGAGCTGCTGCCCATCTTCGAGCGCGAGGGCGTACGCCTGGTCCTCGAACCGCACCCGGACGACTTCGTCGAGGAGGGGACCGCGGGCGTCGACCTGGTCCGCGGCATCAACTCCGACCGGGTGTCGTTCCTGTACTGCGCGCCGCACACGTTCCACCAGGGCGGCGACCTGGCCGGCATCATGCGCCACGCCGGCCCGCTGCTCACCCAGGTGCACATCGCCGACTCGTTCGACCACCGCGGCTCGTCGGGCCTGCGCTACATCGTCAACCCGCCCGGCTCGGCCGCCCGCATCCACCAGCACCTCGACATCGGACAGGGCGAGGTCGACTGGGACCTGTTCTTCCGGACGCTCGCAGAGATCGGTTTCGATGGAATAGCGACCGTCTGCGTTTTCGCGTGGGAGGAGCGGGCACAGGACAGCGCGCGCTTCAACCTGGCCCGCATCACGGAGTACGCGGACAAGTACTCGCGCTGAGCGTTTGGGAGGTCGCCATGCCCCAGCCCCCCGACGCCGCCGGCGTGGAGCAGTTCGGCTACCGCCAGGAGCTCAGCCGCTCGCTCGGCTTCGCCGACCTGCTCATCTACGGGCTCATCTTCATGGTGCCCATCGCGCCGTTCGGCATCTTCGGCAGCGTCTACACCGGGTCCGGGGGCATGGTGGCCCTCGCGTACGTGATCGGCATGGTCGCGATGATGGCCACCGCGCTCTCGTACGCCCAGATGGTCCGCGCCTTCCCGATGGCCGGCTCGGTCTACAGCTACGCCGGGCGGGGCATCGCCCCGCCGGTGGGGTTCCTCGCCGGCTGGGTCATCCTGCTCGACTACGTGCTCGTGCCCGGCCTGCTCTACCTGGTCGCCAGCGTCGCGATGCACTCGCTGGTCCCGGCGATCCCGGTGGCCGTGTGGCTGGCCGCGTTCGTGCTGCTCAACACCGTGGTGAACTATCTCGGCATCCAGATGACCGCGCGGGTCAACCGGGTCATGCTGGTCGCCGAGCTGATCGTGCTGGCGATCTTCCTGGTGGTCGCCGTCGTGGCGCTCGCCTCCGGCAAGGGCTCCGGCTTCTCGCTCAGCCCGCTCTACAACTCGGACACGTTCTCGTGGTCGGTCGTGTTCGGCGCGGTGTCCGTCGCGGTGCTGTCGTTCCTCGGCTTCGACGGGATCTCCATGCTGGCCGAGGAGAGCCGCGAGGACGCCCGCCGGATCGGCCGCGCCATGGTGGCCGCGCTGCTGCTGGCGGGCACCCTGTTCGTCGTGCAGACGTGGGTCGCGGCGCTGCTCGTACCCGATGCCGCCAAGCTGCTGGCCGACGGCGACCCGGACGGCACCGCCTTCTACGACGCGGCACGGGCCGCCGGCGGCGGCTGGCTCGCCGGCCTCACCGCGCTGGCCACCGCCATCGCGTGGGGCTTCGCCAACTCACTGGTCGCGCAGGCGGCGACCAGCCGTCTGCTGTACGCGATGGCCCGCGACGGCCAGATGCCACGCTTCCTCGCCCGGATCAACGAACGCCACAAGGTGCCGGCCAACGCCACCCTGCTCGTCGCCGCGCTGTCGCTGGCGCTCGGCCTCTACACCGCGAGCCGCGACGACGGCATCTCCCTGCTGTCCACGCTGGTGAACTTCGGCGCGATGACCGCGTTCCTCGCGCTGCACGTCGCGGTCGTGGTCCACTACGTCGTGCGCCAGGGCAGCCGCGACTGGCTGCGGCACCTCGTGGTGCCGGCCGCCGGGTTCCTGATCCTGCTGTACGTGGTGATCAACGCGAACATCGCGGCCCAGATCCTCGGCTTCGTCTGGCTGGGCATCGGCGTGATCGTGCTGATCATCCTGTACGCGACGGGCCGGCGTCCCGAGCGTCTCCTCGAGAGGATGCACGAATGACCGACGTGCTGACGTACCGTCCCGAGCCGGCCGAGCTGGCGTACACCTTCGGCGGCCGCGAACCGGTACGCCGGGTCGAGCCGGGCACGCTCGTCGAGCTGTACACCGAGGACTGCTTCGGCGGCCGGGTCCGCGACGTCGGAGACCTGCCGTCGGTGATGTGCGAGTTCCCGTACCTGAACCCGGTCACCGGCCCCTTCCACGTCGAGGGCGCCGAGCCGGGCGACACCCTCGCCGTGCACTTCGTCGAGATCGCCCCGGCCCGCGACTGGGCGGTCTCGTCGACGTTCCCGCACTTCGGGGCGCTCACCGGCACGCACACCACGGCCACCCTGCACCCGCCGCTGGACGAGCTGGTCTGGCGCTACGAGGTGGACGCTGCCGCGGGCACGGTCCGCTACCGGGCCCGGCGCGGCGACTACACCGTCGAGCTGCCGCTGGACCCCATGCACGGTACGGCCGGAGTGGCGCCGGCCGCCTTCGAGAGCCGCATGACGATCGTGCCCGACGTGCACGGCGGCAACATGGACACCCCCGAGCTGCGTGCGGGCGTGACGGCGTACTTCGGGGTGAACGTGCCGGGGGCGCAGTTCGCGCTCGGCGACGGGCACTGCCGTCAGGGCCACGGCGAGGTGTGCGGCACCGGCGTCGAGGCGGCGATGAACACCGTGGTGATCCTCGACGTCATCAAGGGGGTGGCCACGCCGACCCCGCGCTTCGAGACCGACACGGCGCTGATGTCGGCCGGCTCGGCGCGGCCGCTCGAGGACGCGTACCGGATGAGCCAGCACGACCTCGTCACCTGGGCCGCTTCGCTGACCGGGCTCGATGTGCTGGACGCGTACCAGCTGCTCAGCCAGGCCGGGGAGGCGCCGGTGGGCAACGTGTGCGACCCCAACTACACGATGCTCGCCAAGGTCGCGAAGCAGTACCTGGGCGCGGCGCGCGCCTACGAGGGGATGCACGAGCGGCTGCGCGCGGCGGGCAGCCGGTATCTCAGCTCACGGGGACGTCGCTGATCCGGAACCTGTCCGGCACGTCGATCGTCACGCTGGTCGTGCCGGGCGCCGGGGCCGGGAACCACAACGCCAGCAGCCGTGAGCCGCCCGGCGGGATCGCCTGGTTCAGCAGCCGGTCGCACAGGCACCGGTGATCGCCCGCCGCCAGCTCGTAGTCCATCGGGTACGCCACCGTGTCGCCCGAGATCATCCGCACCCCCGAGGCGCCGTACGGGGCGTACGGGTCGAACTCGTCGCGGGCCGTGAACACGCCCTGGCCCAGGTAGTCGAGGATCGTCGCGTCGTCGTCCCCCGCGTTGCGTGCCATGAGGTCCAGTTGCAGGAAGCTCCCGCGTACCGTCGCTGATCCCGGTGTGAACCGGACCGTGCCGCGGTGCAGCGGGAGGGTGACCTGAACGCCGTCGCGGGCGGTGCCGCGGGCGCCCTTCGTGCCCGGGAGCGGGGCTTGCTTCGCCGGCCCGGCGGGCTTTTCGCCGGGCTGCTGCGACGCTGTCCCGGTGGGTTGTTCGCCGGGCTGTTGTGACGCTTTACCGGCGGGCTCCTCGCCGGGCTTTCCGGCGGCGCGGAAGCTCACGGTCACGCGGCGGTTGCGGGCGCGGCCGGCGGCCGAGTCGTTCGGCGCGACCGGCTGGGTCTCACCCTTGGCCGCGACCGTTTTCGGCCACTGCCGGTCGGGCAGCCGCCCGCGCAGCGCCGCCGCGACCGCCTCGGCCCGCTGCCGCGACAGGCGCTGATTGTGGTCGGCGCTACCGGTGTCGTCCGTGTGCCCGGTGATCGTCAACGGACCCGCACCGGCGGCCGCGATGTCGGCGACGGCCGCGGTCACCGTGGTCGCCGCCGCGGGCGTCAGGCGGGCACTGTCGACCCGGAACAGCACATCGGTGTCCAGATCAAGATCAACCCGGTCGGGGGTACGCCGGGTGCGCAGCCCGACGTCCAGCCGATCGGTGTACGCGCTCAGCCCCGCGACCCGCGCCGTGGCACCCTCCAGGTCCAGCGCGTCCACCCCCTCCGCGGGAGCCGGCACGGGACCGTCGACGACCGGCACGTCGGCGAACACTCCCGCGTACGGCAGCATCACCGACAGCCGGTCCGCCGTGCCGGCAACCCCGCCGAAGGCGGCCTGCAACATAGTGGTCTCCCCGGCGCCGGCCCGCACCGAACCGCTGCACACGCAGTCCCCGCCCGGCGACTCGGCAACCAGGTGCACCCGTCGCGACCGCTCGTCCACGAGCCGCCCACCGGCGAACGACAGCGACTGATCGCCCGAGAAGTGCCGGCTCACCACGGTGGACCCCCGCCCACGGGCGATCTGATCCACCCGCGTACGGACACTGAGCACGACGGTGTCGCCCGAGCGCACCAACGGCTCCACGGTCAGGGTCACCCGGTCGCCGCCGGCGTCGACGGTCCGGCTCTGCTCCCCACCGGCCGCGCCCACCGGCCCGCCGGCGCCACCGGGGCTCGCGCCGCCGGAGACTCCCGCGCCCGGCGAGGCCGTACGGGCCGGCGGTCCACTGTCGCAGCCTGCGGCGACGACGAGGGTGCCGGCGAGCACGGCTGCCATGAGTCGCCTCATGCCGTACCTCCTCGTTCTCGCCCGCACCCGCAGCTTAGGCAATCCGATGCCATGACCGCCGCGGCGTCGCCGCGCCCCACCTGATCGCACCGGGCGGCCGTCACGGCTGGCGTGGCTGCAGCCGGGATGCTGATGCGGCGCGCTGCCGTGCGGGCGGCCGGGACCGGGGCCCGCACGGCGCCGGATGCTCAGCGTGGGTCGGGGCCGTACTTGTTGGGGCCGTCGTTGCTGTCGAGGAGCGTCATGATGAGCACGGCGAAGCCGCCGAGCGGGAGGATGCCCAGAAGCTGCCACCAGCCGCTCAGGCCGGCATCGTGCAGCCGCCGGCAGGTGACCGCCAGGGTGGGCAGGAACACGACCAGGATGAAGACGGCGACCAGGATGCCCAGGGTGGCGTTGCTGCCGTCGGAGTCGCCGAGCAGGAAGCCGACCGCGATGAGCGCGAGGTAGATGACGGCGTTGAAGAGGGTGAACCACCAGTACTCGGCGCGGCGTGCCCGGCCGCTGAAGGTGGCGTACTTGCGGTAGCAGCCTGCCCAGTAGCCCAGCGGTCCCACGCTGGGCCGGGAGTCGACGGTCACGGATGTCCTCCTTGATGGTGCGGGAGCGGCCGATCTTAGAGAGTGATCGAAGCTGCCGCTGCCCCGTTCCGGGGAGGGCCGGTACGCGGTGAGGCTGAGGCGAGGGCCATGACGCCACCCACCCCTCAGCCTCGCTCCCTGCCGGCGGTAATGCCCTGGGCGTGGCCGGTGACGTCCAGGGCGTGGTTTTTTCGAGCGCGACCGCGGCCGGCGGCGCCCGCGTGTGGCGGCAGCAGCTGCGGCACCCACGCGTGTCGGCCGCGGCCGCGTTACCCACGTGTGCCGGTCACCGCCGCGGCACCCACACGTGGCCGCCGCGGTCGCGGCGGCCGCGCGTGGGCCGGGCCGATCTCAGGCGGCCGGGTGCGTCTCGACCCGGTTGCCGTTGAGCGCCGCGACGTCCGTGCCGGCCGGGGTGGCGCGCAGGCCCGCGCGGATCGTCTCGAGCATCGCGGTGCCCTGGGCCGCCAGCGAGGCCACGACACTGTTCAGCCCCTCGGCGCCGTCGAGCACGGTGACGTTGGCTCCCTGCAAACCCTGCGCCGCCGCCTGGAGGAGCTCGGGGAGCTGCTGGATGACCATCTGGTCCAGGGCGATCCGGTCCTGCGCGGCGGCCGCCTCCGCGGACAATTTGGTGGCGTCGGCCTGCGCGCGGGCCAGGGTCCGGATCCGCTCGGCCTCGGCCTCGGCGGGCCGGACCACCTCGGCGATGAGCTCGGCCTGGCGCAGCTCGGCGTTCTTCTGCGCCACGAGCGACCGCTCGACCAGGACGTCCTGTTGGGCCCGGGCGGCGGCCAGGGGGCCGGCCTGAGCGGCGGTCTGCTGGGCCTGGTCGATCTCCGCCTGGTACTGCGCCCGCGCGATCGCCGTCTGCCGCGCGTACTCCGCTTGGAACCGGGCGCTTTCCTGCTGGGCCATCGCGCTGGCCTGGTCGGCCGCGGCCTGGGCGATCGCAGCGTCCTGGTTGACCTTGGCCTGGTGCGGCGCGGCCAGCGCGCGGATGTACCCGACGCCCTTGTCGTCGATGCTGCTGATCTGCAGGGAGTCGACGGCCAGGCCGATCCGCGCCATCTCGGTCTTGCTGGCGTCGACGATCGCGTCGGCCAGCGTCTGCTGCTCCCGGATGATCGCCTCGACCGTCATGCTGCCGATGATGCTGCGCAGGTGGCCGCTGAAGATCCGGCCGACCAGGGTGGGCATCTGCCGCTGGTCACCCTGGAACCGGCGCGCCGCGGCGGCGATGGACTCGTGGTCGTCGCCGACCTTGAACGCGATGACGGCCTGCACGGCGAGGGTCAGGCCCTGCTTGGTGTAGCAGTCCTCGACCACCTCCGCCTCCTGCATCGCGAGGGTGAGGCGGGTGGCCTTGGAGATGATGGGCGCGACGAAGACCCCGTGCCCCGTGACGATCTTGAACGGCAACGCGTCCGCCCCACGCTGCTTCCGACCACTGATCAGAAGCGCCTCGTTGGGGGCGGGCACCCGATAACCGAACACGTTAGAGCCCTTCTAGGACGCCCCGGGCGGAGCCGCCCGCGGCACAGGCGGCCATGACTCGACGTCGACCTGACGCGCGCCACGGTTGTTGATGACGAGGACCTCCGTGCCGGCCGCCAGGGCCGTCGGGGCGTACCCGAGGTAGTAGTGCGCGATCCCGTCCACCACCACCCGGACCTCACCGGGAAGATCGCCGCCGCGGATCCCGGTGCACACGGTCCCGACCTTGCCGACCACCGTCTGCCTCGCCACCGCTGCATTGTGCGCCTCCGGCGCCAGCGGCGGACACCCGGCTGCCGTTCAGCGCACCGTGCGCGTTCCACGTACCTGCCGGCAGCACGATCTGGCTGTCCGCAGCAGTGCTGCCCGTGGCCTGCCAGGGCAGACTGACCAGCCCGGCTGCCTGCTCGTCCGTGAGTTGCGGGA carries:
- a CDS encoding TIM barrel protein is translated as MTTPVRHLQLGSCPDSWGVWFADDPKQTPWDRFLDELAGAGYRWLELGPYGYLPTDPAQLRDELAKRGLTCAGGTVAGVGGPHRDFDTVVAETRKVAELTQALGAENLIFVPVPGYRDDETGAYREPAQLDADGWRALVDNSNTLGRILAEEYGLRMRFHPHADYQVETQEQTERFLTDTDPRYVSLCLDTGHLAYRGADVPAIIRTFPDRIGYVHIKQMDPVIAAKAVAEDLPFGRAVAQGASVEPPAGLPDVPSVIDALSELDAELFVVVEQDMYPVGFDEPLPIATRTRAYLDSVLSNPGGETS
- a CDS encoding substrate-binding domain-containing protein; this translates as MTTSRSRGARLVALAAVVALGVTACSGGGKEKTDDTSSGGGNAAGSSGYTIAFITHETPGDTFWDKIKAGAQQAARDEGVTLKYSNDPDASKQAVLIQNAVDSKVSGIATTLVTPKALAGAVKSATDAKIPVVGLNSGIDQYKQLGALMYFGSDENLAGQTAGQRIGQAGGKHPLCVIQAAGSVALEARCAGVKSAVPGTENLQVNGADDASVVSTLQAKLSQDKSIDYVVTLGAPIAVDALKAMDAAASKAKLITFDLNAEAAQDIQDGKIEFSIDQQPYVQGYMAVTSLYLYLKNGNDIGGGKAVLTGPSFVDKSNIDKILPFTKNNTR
- a CDS encoding ABC transporter permease, translating into MSHSVQAAPPRPAPSDSSNRVTLGLSNRLLARPEVGALVAAILIFIFFMAAAPAFRSAESFFTVLYQSSTIGIVAVGVGMLMIGGEFDLSAGVITTTAGLVNSMFCWYFGVNLWVGALLSLVFCLFVGFVNGYLVMKTGIPSFLITLGTFFVLQGANLGVTKLVTGSVSSTDISRIDGFGSLNKIFASSFKIGSVTVWITVLWWVLFVALAAWILQRTRIGNWFFAVGGAPDSARAVGVPVVRTKIGLFMTVSFLGWFIGMHTLYRFNTLQAGNGVGNEFLYIIAAVVGGTLLTGGFGNAIGVAIGAFIFGMTSLGIVYAGWDPNWFKAFLGVMLLLAVLVNLYIKRMSTARKVG
- a CDS encoding ATP-binding cassette domain-containing protein, with translation MTDTLADHADSRLHKGEPLIEMAGVGKSYGAIRALRDVNLRVNAGEVTCVLGDNGAGKSTLIKIMSGLHPHNEGTLTVDGRTVTFSSPREALDHGIATVYQDLAVVPLMEVWRNFFLGSELSGGRFPLAPLKVKDMKRIADEELRKMGIVVKDINQPIGTLSGGQRQCVAIARAVYFGARVLILDEPTAALGVKQSGVVLKYVAAARDAGLGVVFITHNPHHAYLVGDHFVILKLGGTVLDKNRKDVTLDELTGQMAGGDELAELSHELGR
- a CDS encoding Gfo/Idh/MocA family oxidoreductase, producing the protein MLKVGVIGTGMIGRDHIRRMTTVLAGVEVTAVTDVDAEAAKRVAEGLPGAVVHGTGEELIADPGVDAVVVCSWGPTHEQYVLASIAAGKPVFCEKPLATTEEACRRIVEAEVTHGSRLVQVGYMRRYDEAYRALKAVVDSGTIGTPLMMHCAHRNASVPSHYEKEMAITDTAVHEIDMVRWMFGEEIAATRVLVPRRSRNGGELQDPLILVLEMASGAIVDVEISVNIRYGYDIRGEVVGEDGTAALGELSPVTLRAAQQLVSPVPADWRERFLRAYDVELQEWVDSIAGGGHPVGPSAWDGYAAAVVSDAGVVALRGGERVDVVLMPRPELYAGVAA
- a CDS encoding sugar phosphate isomerase/epimerase family protein is translated as MKIALDPYMLRKVPLLELPGLVADLGYRYIELSPRDDFLPFFLHPRVDDGTVAAFKRELAAAGVEVASVLPLYKWSGPDEEERQAAVRYWKRAIQITVDLGVDVMNSEFNGRPEAAAASEAQFWRSMEELLPIFEREGVRLVLEPHPDDFVEEGTAGVDLVRGINSDRVSFLYCAPHTFHQGGDLAGIMRHAGPLLTQVHIADSFDHRGSSGLRYIVNPPGSAARIHQHLDIGQGEVDWDLFFRTLAEIGFDGIATVCVFAWEERAQDSARFNLARITEYADKYSR
- a CDS encoding APC family permease, with amino-acid sequence MPQPPDAAGVEQFGYRQELSRSLGFADLLIYGLIFMVPIAPFGIFGSVYTGSGGMVALAYVIGMVAMMATALSYAQMVRAFPMAGSVYSYAGRGIAPPVGFLAGWVILLDYVLVPGLLYLVASVAMHSLVPAIPVAVWLAAFVLLNTVVNYLGIQMTARVNRVMLVAELIVLAIFLVVAVVALASGKGSGFSLSPLYNSDTFSWSVVFGAVSVAVLSFLGFDGISMLAEESREDARRIGRAMVAALLLAGTLFVVQTWVAALLVPDAAKLLADGDPDGTAFYDAARAAGGGWLAGLTALATAIAWGFANSLVAQAATSRLLYAMARDGQMPRFLARINERHKVPANATLLVAALSLALGLYTASRDDGISLLSTLVNFGAMTAFLALHVAVVVHYVVRQGSRDWLRHLVVPAAGFLILLYVVINANIAAQILGFVWLGIGVIVLIILYATGRRPERLLERMHE
- a CDS encoding acetamidase/formamidase family protein is translated as MTDVLTYRPEPAELAYTFGGREPVRRVEPGTLVELYTEDCFGGRVRDVGDLPSVMCEFPYLNPVTGPFHVEGAEPGDTLAVHFVEIAPARDWAVSSTFPHFGALTGTHTTATLHPPLDELVWRYEVDAAAGTVRYRARRGDYTVELPLDPMHGTAGVAPAAFESRMTIVPDVHGGNMDTPELRAGVTAYFGVNVPGAQFALGDGHCRQGHGEVCGTGVEAAMNTVVILDVIKGVATPTPRFETDTALMSAGSARPLEDAYRMSQHDLVTWAASLTGLDVLDAYQLLSQAGEAPVGNVCDPNYTMLAKVAKQYLGAARAYEGMHERLRAAGSRYLSSRGRR
- a CDS encoding OmpA family protein, yielding MRRLMAAVLAGTLVVAAGCDSGPPARTASPGAGVSGGASPGGAGGPVGAAGGEQSRTVDAGGDRVTLTVEPLVRSGDTVVLSVRTRVDQIARGRGSTVVSRHFSGDQSLSFAGGRLVDERSRRVHLVAESPGGDCVCSGSVRAGAGETTMLQAAFGGVAGTADRLSVMLPYAGVFADVPVVDGPVPAPAEGVDALDLEGATARVAGLSAYTDRLDVGLRTRRTPDRVDLDLDTDVLFRVDSARLTPAAATTVTAAVADIAAAGAGPLTITGHTDDTGSADHNQRLSRQRAEAVAAALRGRLPDRQWPKTVAAKGETQPVAPNDSAAGRARNRRVTVSFRAAGKPGEEPAGKASQQPGEQPTGTASQQPGEKPAGPAKQAPLPGTKGARGTARDGVQVTLPLHRGTVRFTPGSATVRGSFLQLDLMARNAGDDDATILDYLGQGVFTARDEFDPYAPYGASGVRMISGDTVAYPMDYELAAGDHRCLCDRLLNQAIPPGGSRLLALWFPAPAPGTTSVTIDVPDRFRISDVPVS